One Brassica napus cultivar Da-Ae chromosome C2, Da-Ae, whole genome shotgun sequence DNA window includes the following coding sequences:
- the LOC106432943 gene encoding dolichyl-diphosphooligosaccharide--protein glycosyltransferase subunit 1B encodes MAARIWIFSVAVALFLSFSSAQDLQIVNAERRIDLSSHIVKAFLTLKVENIGKDPAADMLLAFPPTQIKHLSMVQAMAITGKKKKKTYLPLDVKPTEQPDAPNDTGYFLVSFATPLTLGETVTLEVLYILTHSLEPFPSEIAQSESQLVYYRDSAVILSPYHIKQQTTFFKTPSARVESFTSVDPANRAGKEIKYGPYEDRASYSYAPVIVHFENNSPFAVVEELVREIEISHWGSLQITENYRLTHGGARHKGVFSRVDYQSRRSISGSSSFNALLAVLPPKVNSVYYRDDIGNISTSHLRTGFKKSELEFEPRYPLFGGWRATFIIGYRVPLEDYLFEAPDGRRYLNFTFGCPLVETIVNKLTIKVVLPEGSKDPSAVLPFTVNQDLQVKYSYLDIVGRTVVVLQKDNVVPTHNVPFQVYYTFKPIYMLAEPFMLVSAFFFVFVASLAYVHIDLNIVKK; translated from the exons ATGGCTGCTCGTATCTGGATCTTCTCCGTAGCTGTAGCTCTATTCTTATCGTTTTCGTCCGCTCAGGATCTCCAGATCGTAAATGCCGAGCGAAGG ATCGATTTAAGCTCACATATCGTGAAGGCCTTCTTGACCCTTAAG GTGGAAAATATTGGGAAAGATCCTGCGGCAGATATGCTTCTTGCTTTCCCACCTACCCAGATCAAGCATTTGTCTATGGTCCAAGCCATGGCAATTAcaggcaagaagaagaagaaaacctaCTTGCCTCTAGATGTCAAACCAACCGAACAACCTGACGCACCAAACGACACCGGATACTTCCTTGTTTCCTTTGCCACCCCCTTAACCCTGGGCGAAACCGTTACACTCGAGGTGCTATACATACTGACTCATTCCCTGGAGCCTTTCCCATCAGAGATAGCCCAGTCAGAATCTCAGCTGGTTTACTACCGGGACAGTGCAGTGATACTCTCACCTTATCATATTAAGCAACAGACGACTTTTTTCAAGACTCCTAGTGCTAGAGTAGAGTCTTTCACTAGCGTCGACCCTGCTAACCGAGCTGGAAAAGAGATCAAATATGGACCGTATGAGGATCGTGCTTCGTACTCCTACGCACCTGTGATCGTTCACTTTGAGAATAACAGTCCGTTTGCTGTTGTTGAGGAGCTTGTGCGTGAGATTGAGATTTCGCACTGGGGTAGCCTTCAGATAACGGAGAATTACAGGTTGACTCATGGGGGAGCTCGTCATAAGGGTGTCTTCTCAAG GGTTGACTATCAATCTAGACGTTCCATCAGTGGTTCATCCTCATTCAATGCGCTCCTTGCAGTACTTCCTCCCAAAGTTAACTCTGTTTACTACAGGGATGACATTGGAAACATCTCAACTTCACATTTGCGTACTGGCTTTAAGAAG TCAGAACTTGAATTTGAACCGCGATACCCGTTATTTGGAGGGTGGAGAGCAACATTTATCATCGGCTATCGAGTTCCATTGGAAGACTACCTCTTTGAAGCACCAGATGGCAGACGTTACTTGAACTTTACCTTTGGCTGCCCGCTCGTTGAAACTATAGTTAACAAGTTGACTATCAAA GTCGTGCTTCCTGAAGGATCAAAGGACCCTTCTGCTGTTTTGCCCTTCACAGTCAATCAAGACTTACAG GTCAAATACTCATACCTTGACATCGTGGGAAGAACCGTGGTTGTGTTGCAAAAGGATAATGTAGTTCCCACTCACAACGTACCCTTCCAG GTGTATTATACGTTCAAACCAATATACATGCTTGCGGAACCGTTCATGCTTGTATCGGCTTTCTTCTTCGTCTTTGTGGCTTCTCTTGCGTATGTACACATCGATCTCAATATCGTCAAGAAATAG
- the LOC106432926 gene encoding cleavage and polyadenylation specificity factor subunit 3-II isoform X1 → MAIDCLVLGAGQEIGKSCVVVTINGKKIMFDCGMHMGCDDHNRYPDFSILSNSGDFDSTISCVIITHFHMDHVGALPYFTEVCGYNGPVYMSYPTKALSPLMLEDYRRIMVDRRGEEELFTSAHIASCMNKVIPLDLKQTIQVDEDLQIRAYYAGHVLGAVMVYAKVGDAAIVYTGDYNMTTDRHLGAAKIDRLQLDLLISESTYATTTRGSKYPREREFLQAVHKCVAGGGKALIPSFALGRAQELCMLLDDYWERMNIKVPIYFSSGLTIQANMYYKMLISWTSQNVKEKHVTHNPFDFKNVKDFDRSLIHAPGPCVLFATPGMLCAGFSLEVFKHWAPSPLNLVALPGYSVAGTVGHKLMSGKPTTVDLYNGTKVDVRCKIHQVAFSPHTDAKGIMDLTKFLSPKNIVLVHGEKPSMMSLKDKITSELDIPCFVPANGETVSVASTTFVKANASDMFLKICSNPNFRFSNSSTQLRVTDQRTADGVLVIEKSKKAKIVHQDEVSEVLHEKDHVVSLAYCCPVKVKGESDDVGLIKQLSEKISETVSCADEIHESETCLQVGSFKGSLCLKEECVHRRGISSSCSEVKFLCCNWSVADLELGWGIINAMKQNL, encoded by the exons ATGGCGATCGATTGCCTCGTACTCG GTGCTGGGCAGGAGATAGGAAAGAGCTGTGTAGTAGTAACGATCAATGGCAAAAAGATAATGTTCGATTGTGGGATGCACATGGGCTGCGACGATCACAACCGATACCCAGATttctctatcctctccaattccgGTGATTTCGATAGCACCATCTCCTGTGTCATCATCACTCACTT TCATATGGATCATGTTGGAGCGCTTCCTTACTTCACGGAGGTCTGTGGGTACAATGGTCCTGTTTACATGTCG TATCCCACGAAGGCTTTGTCTCCGTTGATGCTTGAGGACTATAGGAGGATTATGGTGGATAGAAGAGGCGAGGAGGAGCTTTTCACTTCGGCCCATATCGCTAGTTGCATGAACAAAG TAATTCCATTGGACTTGAAGCAGACGATTCAAGTTGATGAAGACCTTCAAATCCGTGCCTATTATGCAGGGCAT GTACTTGGAGCAGTGATGGTGTATGCAAAGGTGGGAGATGCGGCGATTGTGTACACCGGAGATTACAATATGACTACAGATAGACATCTTGGAGCAGCGAAAATCGACAGGCTCCAGTTGGATCTTCTCATATCAGA GTCTACATATGCAACTACCACTCGCGGCTCAAAATATCCCAGGGAGAGAGAGTTTCTTCAAGCT GTTCATAAATGTGTTGCTGGCGGAGGGAAAGCTCTGATTCCTTCATTTGCTCTTGGAAGGGCTCAG GAACTATGCATGCTGCTCGATGATTACTGGGAACGCATGAATATAAAGGTTCCAATTTACTTCTCGTCAG GTTTGACCATCCAAGCAAACATGTATTACAAAATGCTCATAAGCTGGACAAGCCAGAACGTCAAAGAAAAGCATGTTACGCATAACCCATTTGATTTTAAGAATG TTAAAGATTTCGATCGATCTCTTATACATGCTCCTGGGCCATGTGTTCTCTTTGCCACACCCGGTATGCTCTGTGCCGGATTCTCACTAGAAGTGTTCAAGCATTGGGCTCCTTCACCGCTAAATCTCGTTGCCCTGCCCGG TTACTCTGTGGCTGGTACTGTTGGTCACAAACTGATGTCTGGTAAACCAACAACGGTTGATCTCTACAATGGCACCAAGGTTGATGTCCGTTGCAAG ATACATCAAGTGGCTTTCAGTCCTCACACAGATGCAAAAGGAATAATGGATCTCACAAAGTTTCTTTCCCCAAAGAACATTGTACTCGTGCACGGAGAAAAACCCAGCATGATGTCTCTCAAGGACAAGATAACCTCAGAGCTTGACATCCCCTGTTTCGTCCCTGCCAATGGCGAAACGGTTTCAGTCGCTTCGACCACTTTTGTAAAAGCAAACGCTTCTGATATGTTTCTTAAAATCTGCTCTAACCCAAACTTCAGATTCTCAAACTCCTCTACTCAGCTCCGTGTTACGGACCAGAGAACCGCAGATGGGGTTTTGGTAATAGAGAAGAGCAAAAAGGCAAAGATTGTTCACCAAGATGAAGTCTCTGAGGTGTTACATGAGAAAGACCATGTGGTCTCTTTGGCTTATTGTTGTCCTGTCAAAGTTAAGGGAGAATCAGATGATGTTGGTCTGATCAAACAGTTGTCGGAAAAGATCTCGGAGACAGTGTCTTGTGCTGATGAGATCCATGAATCTGAGACCTGTTTGCAGGTTGGATCTTTCAAGGGTTCTTTGTGTCTGAAAGAGGAGTGTGTGCATAGAAGAGGGATAAGTAGTAGCTGTAGTGAAGTTAAGTTCTTGTGTTGCAACTGGTCTGTTGCAGATTTAGAGCTTGGTTGGGGAATCATCAATGCTATGAAACAAAATCTCTGA
- the LOC106432926 gene encoding cleavage and polyadenylation specificity factor subunit 3-II isoform X2: MAIDCLVLGAGQEIGKSCVVVTINGKKIMFDCGMHMGCDDHNRYPDFSILSNSGDFDSTISCVIITHFHMDHVGALPYFTEYPTKALSPLMLEDYRRIMVDRRGEEELFTSAHIASCMNKVIPLDLKQTIQVDEDLQIRAYYAGHVLGAVMVYAKVGDAAIVYTGDYNMTTDRHLGAAKIDRLQLDLLISESTYATTTRGSKYPREREFLQAVHKCVAGGGKALIPSFALGRAQELCMLLDDYWERMNIKVPIYFSSGLTIQANMYYKMLISWTSQNVKEKHVTHNPFDFKNVKDFDRSLIHAPGPCVLFATPGMLCAGFSLEVFKHWAPSPLNLVALPGYSVAGTVGHKLMSGKPTTVDLYNGTKVDVRCKIHQVAFSPHTDAKGIMDLTKFLSPKNIVLVHGEKPSMMSLKDKITSELDIPCFVPANGETVSVASTTFVKANASDMFLKICSNPNFRFSNSSTQLRVTDQRTADGVLVIEKSKKAKIVHQDEVSEVLHEKDHVVSLAYCCPVKVKGESDDVGLIKQLSEKISETVSCADEIHESETCLQVGSFKGSLCLKEECVHRRGISSSCSEVKFLCCNWSVADLELGWGIINAMKQNL, encoded by the exons ATGGCGATCGATTGCCTCGTACTCG GTGCTGGGCAGGAGATAGGAAAGAGCTGTGTAGTAGTAACGATCAATGGCAAAAAGATAATGTTCGATTGTGGGATGCACATGGGCTGCGACGATCACAACCGATACCCAGATttctctatcctctccaattccgGTGATTTCGATAGCACCATCTCCTGTGTCATCATCACTCACTT TCATATGGATCATGTTGGAGCGCTTCCTTACTTCACGGAG TATCCCACGAAGGCTTTGTCTCCGTTGATGCTTGAGGACTATAGGAGGATTATGGTGGATAGAAGAGGCGAGGAGGAGCTTTTCACTTCGGCCCATATCGCTAGTTGCATGAACAAAG TAATTCCATTGGACTTGAAGCAGACGATTCAAGTTGATGAAGACCTTCAAATCCGTGCCTATTATGCAGGGCAT GTACTTGGAGCAGTGATGGTGTATGCAAAGGTGGGAGATGCGGCGATTGTGTACACCGGAGATTACAATATGACTACAGATAGACATCTTGGAGCAGCGAAAATCGACAGGCTCCAGTTGGATCTTCTCATATCAGA GTCTACATATGCAACTACCACTCGCGGCTCAAAATATCCCAGGGAGAGAGAGTTTCTTCAAGCT GTTCATAAATGTGTTGCTGGCGGAGGGAAAGCTCTGATTCCTTCATTTGCTCTTGGAAGGGCTCAG GAACTATGCATGCTGCTCGATGATTACTGGGAACGCATGAATATAAAGGTTCCAATTTACTTCTCGTCAG GTTTGACCATCCAAGCAAACATGTATTACAAAATGCTCATAAGCTGGACAAGCCAGAACGTCAAAGAAAAGCATGTTACGCATAACCCATTTGATTTTAAGAATG TTAAAGATTTCGATCGATCTCTTATACATGCTCCTGGGCCATGTGTTCTCTTTGCCACACCCGGTATGCTCTGTGCCGGATTCTCACTAGAAGTGTTCAAGCATTGGGCTCCTTCACCGCTAAATCTCGTTGCCCTGCCCGG TTACTCTGTGGCTGGTACTGTTGGTCACAAACTGATGTCTGGTAAACCAACAACGGTTGATCTCTACAATGGCACCAAGGTTGATGTCCGTTGCAAG ATACATCAAGTGGCTTTCAGTCCTCACACAGATGCAAAAGGAATAATGGATCTCACAAAGTTTCTTTCCCCAAAGAACATTGTACTCGTGCACGGAGAAAAACCCAGCATGATGTCTCTCAAGGACAAGATAACCTCAGAGCTTGACATCCCCTGTTTCGTCCCTGCCAATGGCGAAACGGTTTCAGTCGCTTCGACCACTTTTGTAAAAGCAAACGCTTCTGATATGTTTCTTAAAATCTGCTCTAACCCAAACTTCAGATTCTCAAACTCCTCTACTCAGCTCCGTGTTACGGACCAGAGAACCGCAGATGGGGTTTTGGTAATAGAGAAGAGCAAAAAGGCAAAGATTGTTCACCAAGATGAAGTCTCTGAGGTGTTACATGAGAAAGACCATGTGGTCTCTTTGGCTTATTGTTGTCCTGTCAAAGTTAAGGGAGAATCAGATGATGTTGGTCTGATCAAACAGTTGTCGGAAAAGATCTCGGAGACAGTGTCTTGTGCTGATGAGATCCATGAATCTGAGACCTGTTTGCAGGTTGGATCTTTCAAGGGTTCTTTGTGTCTGAAAGAGGAGTGTGTGCATAGAAGAGGGATAAGTAGTAGCTGTAGTGAAGTTAAGTTCTTGTGTTGCAACTGGTCTGTTGCAGATTTAGAGCTTGGTTGGGGAATCATCAATGCTATGAAACAAAATCTCTGA